In Sciurus carolinensis unplaced genomic scaffold, mSciCar1.2, whole genome shotgun sequence, a single window of DNA contains:
- the Zxdb gene encoding zinc finger X-linked protein ZXDB translates to MEIPRLLPARGTRQGSSGYCPAGGGGVHRGPDPPAGQAPARRLLLLRGAQDGGPVPRSEEARRASRGRGPGPGPSPLAPRPNHPSGGGDDFFLVLLDPVGGDVETSGTDQAEGPVWREEAEAGLGPQGGESSANPAGRPALGPGCLSAAQAPAPAPVPVPVPVPVPVPIPIPAPAPGPGHGAAFAGTITIHNQDLLLRFENGVLTLTTPPLPAWEPGVPPFPQPGGLIAPPAGFPHAAQLGDCPELPPELLLAEPAEPAPTPAPEEEAEGRAAAQSPRGPLGPAPGVVLYLCPEAQCGQTFAKKHQLKVHLLTHSSSQGQRPFKCPLGGCGWTFTTSYKLKRHLQSHDKLRPFGCPVEGCGKSFTTVYNLKAHMKGHEQENSFKCEVCEESFPTQAKLSAHQRSHFEPERPYQCAFSGCKKTFITVSALFSHNRAHFREQELFACSFPGCSKQYDKACRLKIHLRSHTGERPFLCDFEGCGWNFTSMSKLLRHKRKHDDDRRFTCPVEGCGKSFTRAEHLKGHSITHLGTKPFVCPVEGCCARFSARSSLYIHSKKHLQDVETWKSRCPVSTCNKLFTSKHSMKTHMAKRHNLGQDLLAQLEAANSLTPSSELTSQGHNDLSDAEIVSFFSDAPGKSSAAVLDTALVNSGILTIDVASVSSTLAGNLPANNNNSPGQAVDPRALMATSDLPQSLDTSLFFGTTAAALQQSPLDMDDVSSVSVGPLGSLGSLAMKSSSPEPQTLTPSNKLTVDTEALTPSSTLCENSVSELLTPTKADWNVHPDSDFFGQEEETQFGFPNPAGNHGPQKETDLITVTGSPFLV, encoded by the coding sequence ATGGAAATCCCGAGGCTGCTCCCGGCTCGCGGGACACGACAGGGCAGCAGCGGCTATTGCCCCGCGGGCGGCGGCGGGGTCCACCGAGGCCCTGACCCGCCGGCTGGTCAGGCCCCCGCGCGCCGCCTTCTACTGCTCCGGGGGGCCCAAGATGGCGGGCCCGTGCCGCGGAGCGAGGAGGCCCGCAGGGCCTCACGGGGCCGGGGCCCGGGCCCAGGCCCGAGCCCGTTGGCGCCTAGGCCGAATCACCCGAGCGGCGGCGGCGACGACTTCTTCCTGGTGCTGCTTGACCCGGTGGGTGGCGACGTGGAGACCTCGGGCACCGATCAGGCTGAAGGGCCCGTGTGGAGGGAGGAGGCCGAGGCGGGCCTGGGGCCCCAGGGGGGCGAGAGCAGCGCGAACCCCGCGGGCCGCCCTGCGCTGGGCCCCGGCTGCCTGTCCGCGGCCcaggccccggccccggccccggtcCCCGTCCCTGTCCCCGTCCCCGTCCCGGTCCCGATCCCGATCCCGGCTCCAGCCCCAGGCCCGGGCCACGGGGCGGCCTTCGCAGGCACCATCACCATCCATAACCAGGACCTGCTGTTGCGTTTTGAGAACGGCGTCCTCACCCTGACCACGCCCCCGCTACCGGCCTGGGAGCCGGGGGTCCCGCCTTTCCCGCAGCCTGGGGGTCTGATCGCCCCGCCAGCCGGGTTCCCGCACGCCGCGCAGCTGGGTGACTGCCCAGAGCTGCCGCCCGAGCTCCTGCTGGCCGAGCCGGCGGAACCCGCGCCGACCCCGGCGccggaggaggaggctgagggccGGGCCGCCGCCCAGAGCCCTCGCGGGCCGCTGGGCCCGGCCCCAGGCGTGGTGCTGTACCTGTGCCCCGAGGCGCAGTGCGGACAAACCTTCGCCAAGAAGCACCAGCTGAAGGTGCACCTGCTGACTCACAGCAGCAGCCAGGGCCAGAGGCCCTTCAAGTGCCCCCTGGGCGGCTGCGGCTGGACCTTCACCACGTCTTACAAGCTCAAGAGGCACCTGCAGTCGCATGACAAACTAAGGCCATTCGGCTGCCCGGTGGAGGGCTGTGGCAAGAGCTTCACCACCGTGTACAACCTCAAAGCACACATGAAGGGCCATGAGCAGGAGAACTCCTTCAAATGCGAGGTGTGCGAGGAGAGCTTCCCCACGCAGGCTAAGCTCAGCGCCCACCAGCGCAGCCACTTCGAGCCAGAGAGGCCCTACCAGTGTGCGTTTTCCGGCTGCAAGAAGACGTTTATTACCGTGAGTGCCCTGTTTTCTCATAACCGCGCCCATTTCAGGGAACAGGAACTCTTTGCCTGCTCTTTCCCTGGCTGCAGTAAACAGTATGACAAGGCTTGTAGACTGAAAATTCACCTGCGGAGCCACACAGGCGAGAGACCTTTCCTTTGTGACTTTGAGGGCTGTGGCTGGAACTTCACCAGCATGTCCAAACTCTTAAGGCACAAAAGGAAGCACGACGATGACCGCAGGTTCACGTGCCCTGTAGAAGGCTGTGGGAAATCTTTCACAAGGGCCGAGCATCTGAAAGGCCACAGCATAACCCACCTGGGCACAAAACCTTTCGTGTGTCCTGTGGAAGGCTGCTGTGCCAGGTTTTCCGCTCGTAGTAGTCTCTACATTCACTCCAAGAAACACCTGCAGGATGTGGAGACTTGGAAGAGTCGTTGCCCCGTCTCCACCTGTAATAAACTCTTCACATCCAAGCACAGCATGAAGACCCACATGGCCAAAAGGCACAACCTTGGCCAGGACCTCTTAGCTCAGCTAGAAGCTGCAAATTCTCTTACGCCCAGCAGTGAGCTTACCAGCCAGGGACACAATGATCTCAGCGATGCAGAGATAGTGTCTTTCTTCTCTGATGCACCTGGCAAGAGTTCTGCTGCAGTGCTGGACACAGCATTGGTCAATTCTGGAATCCTGACTATTGATGTGGCTTCTGTGAGCTCAACCCTGGCAGGGAATCTGCCTGCCAACAATAATAATTCCCCAGGGCAGGCTGTGGACCCTCGGGCCTTGATGGCCACCAGTGACCTTCCTCAGAGTCTGGATACCTCTCTCTTTTTTGGAACAACAGCTGCTGCTCTTCAGCAGAGCCCCTTAGATATGGATGATGTCTCCAGTGTAAGTGTGGGGCCACTGGGATCTCTGGGCTCTTTGGCAATGAAAAGCTCAAGTCCAGAGCCCCAGACTTTGACACCCAGCAATAAGTTAACGGTGGACACAGAAGCTCTGACTCCTTCAAGCACCCTTTGTGAAAACAGTGTTTCAGAACTACTGACACCAACCAAAGCGGATTGGAACGTACATCCTGACTCCGACTTCTTTGGACAGGAGGAAGAAACCCAGTTTGGATTCCCCAATCCAGCAGGAAACCATGGTCCTCAGAAGGAAACGGATCTTATCACAGTGACTGGCAGCCCATTTTTGGTATGA